The DNA window ttcattttgttgacagttgaaaattttttccatACCACCTgccttttcaataatatctgcattttcattaatatttaGACCAcgtttttctttatctgATTCACCCatctttaaaatattctcTAAAGCATCTAATGAaacttcaataattctATTATCTGcaatttctaataaatcACACAAAGGCTTTACACAGCCTTGTGCGACTAAATATCTGATAATTTCAGGTCTATGTAACCCACCTGAGGATGCATTTGAAATTGCCCAACAAGCTTCCTTCTTAGTTTTATAATCAGCATTTGCtaataatttaattaatgACGGAACAAGATTGGAGTCAATGACTGCTTGAATTTGTTCAGTATTACCTGCAGTTATGTTTGAAATTGTCCAACATGCTTCTTTCTTGATGGAATCCTTTGGTGAACTTaacaaatttcttaaaGCTCCTAAGACACCACAGTTGATGACTACTTGTGTTTGTAAATCATTACCTGTGACAATATTACCAACAGCTCTTAAAGCTGGGGTTTGGACCATTGTGGAAGTGTGATCTAATAATTCTACCAGTCTTTTTGGAATTCTAACGTCGATGACAGCTTGAATAGCTTCTTGTGGACCATCAGATAAATATGAGATTGCCCAACATGCGTCAACTAACGTTTCGGTATCCAAAGAATAAATAAGCTTAGCTAATGTTGGTAATGCCTTAGACACAACGTTCCAATCTGGTTGAGGTTTCTTACCTCTACATAGATTCGATAGTGTCCAAGTAGCAGTTCTAATTAAAgaagtttttgaagaattgaatagATTTAAAATTGGTTCCATAGCACCACAACTTAAGACATAGTCTCTATAATCTGTGGAATCACCTGCAACATTACCTAAAGCCCAAATAGCTTGTTCTTGAACTTCTACGGAACCTGTATATAGTAATTGAATGAATAATGGTACAGCGCCTGCTTCAACGACTATTTTAGTTTGATCAGAAGAACCTGATGCAATATTTGTAAGAGCCCATGCGGCTTCTAATTGTAACATTTCTGGTTGATTTTCATTCATGAAGTTGACTAGAGTTGGTACAACACCAGATTGAATGACAACATCGATAGGAGGATGATGTTCTCTAGATAAAATTTGTCTAAATTTAACGGTGGCAGCCAATTGTTCTTGGAAATCATTAGACTGAATTTGTTGAATCATTGCAGGCAATTCCTGTTGTAGTTGGTTATAGAATTGTTGATCGGCGTTGATGGCATCCTCATCTTCTGAATCGGATTCTGTAGCACCACTAGCTGGAGGAAcgaaatttcttctcttggCTAGGgcttcttctcttttagCCTTTCTCAATTCGACCTGTTGGTTGTCTCTTCTACGACGTAATTCATCAGCGGAAAACctacttttatttttgaaattggtaCGTCTATATTCTGGAACAAACTTGTTGGCCGTTGATGAGTCAGAACTGTCCATGATTAATTAAGGGTATTGTATAGTAGAAGTTCTAAACTGTGAAAGTCACAAGTgagatgaagaagattcaaaataGATCGATCTTCTTTGTAAGAGTTTTAATACATTCACTTTAGAAATGCTTTTTatccttcaaaatttctggaaaaaacatgaaaaatttgtgaTCGAAATCCGCTGGTACGGTAAGAGGCGGGTAACGACAATTATTCATTAAGCTATACTGCCAACGAATAAATAATACGACGGTCATTGCAAGGCCCATCGTGAGATGTTCAGTCAGACACACATAAAAAGAGtttatatcaaatttacaCACATTAGATATTAGATAGtacacacacacacacaccAGGAAGAGAAAGCTGTTTCAGAAACAGG is part of the Kazachstania africana CBS 2517 chromosome 1, complete genome genome and encodes:
- the SRP1 gene encoding karyopherin alpha (similar to Saccharomyces cerevisiae SRP1 (YNL189W); ancestral locus Anc_2.63), with product MDSSDSSTANKFVPEYRRTNFKNKSRFSADELRRRRDNQQVELRKAKREEALAKRRNFVPPASGATESDSEDEDAINADQQFYNQLQQELPAMIQQIQSNDFQEQLAATVKFRQILSREHHPPIDVVIQSGVVPTLVNFMNENQPEMLQLEAAWALTNIASGSSDQTKIVVEAGAVPLFIQLLYTGSVEVQEQAIWALGNVAGDSTDYRDYVLSCGAMEPILNLFNSSKTSLIRTATWTLSNLCRGKKPQPDWNVVSKALPTLAKLIYSLDTETLVDACWAISYLSDGPQEAIQAVIDVRIPKRLVELLDHTSTMVQTPALRAVGNIVTGNDLQTQVVINCGVLGALRNLLSSPKDSIKKEACWTISNITAGNTEQIQAVIDSNLVPSLIKLLANADYKTKKEACWAISNASSGGLHRPEIIRYLVAQGCVKPLCDLLEIADNRIIEVSLDALENILKMGESDKEKRGLNINENADIIEKAGGMEKIFNCQQNENDKIYEKAYNLIETYFGEEDDAIDESMAPQASGNTFGFGSTVNQQFNFN